One stretch of Rathayibacter festucae DSM 15932 DNA includes these proteins:
- a CDS encoding alpha/beta hydrolase family protein: MTSTVPTSLPEALPVVSVAPVELDAAGRPVPLTVRISAPATGSDLPVVLFSHGNGWNHDGYAPLTAFWASRGFVVIQPTHLDSRRHGFGFDHPVFPTIWEQRIADLTRVLDRLAVLEAVVPGLAGRVDSSRVAVAGHSWGAQTAQTLLGARIVGEDGSLSPDRSDRRVRAGVLLAATGVAGDDLEPFAQAAFPFLRPSFAQLSTPTLVVAGDRDQSRLSRRGPDWFTDAYTQSPGATDLLTLHGGEHSLGGIVGEEVAETTDADPARLSAIQQLTTAYLRTALGVDASSWSVARAAFHEDGREIGRIDSK, from the coding sequence ATGACCAGCACCGTCCCCACCTCTCTCCCCGAAGCACTCCCCGTCGTCTCGGTCGCCCCCGTCGAGCTCGACGCTGCGGGCCGCCCTGTCCCGCTCACCGTGCGGATCTCCGCCCCCGCGACCGGCTCGGACCTCCCCGTGGTGCTCTTCTCGCACGGCAACGGCTGGAACCACGACGGCTACGCACCGCTCACTGCGTTCTGGGCCTCGCGCGGCTTCGTCGTGATCCAGCCGACGCACCTCGACTCCCGTCGCCACGGCTTCGGCTTCGACCACCCCGTCTTCCCGACGATCTGGGAGCAGCGGATCGCCGATCTCACGCGCGTGCTCGACCGGCTCGCCGTCCTCGAGGCGGTCGTGCCCGGTCTCGCCGGCCGGGTCGACTCGAGCCGAGTCGCCGTCGCCGGGCACTCCTGGGGCGCGCAGACGGCGCAGACGCTGCTCGGCGCCCGCATCGTCGGAGAGGACGGCTCGCTCAGCCCGGACCGCTCCGACCGCCGGGTGCGCGCCGGCGTCCTGCTCGCCGCGACGGGGGTCGCCGGCGACGACCTCGAGCCGTTCGCGCAGGCGGCCTTCCCCTTCCTCCGCCCCTCCTTCGCGCAGCTGAGCACGCCGACCCTCGTCGTCGCGGGCGACCGCGATCAGTCGCGGCTCTCCCGGCGCGGGCCGGACTGGTTCACCGACGCTTACACGCAGAGCCCGGGCGCGACCGATCTGCTCACCCTGCACGGCGGCGAGCACTCGCTCGGCGGCATCGTCGGCGAGGAGGTCGCCGAGACGACGGACGCGGATCCCGCGCGCCTGAGCGCGATCCAGCAGCTGACCACGGCCTACCTCCGCACGGCCCTCGGCGTCGACGCGAGCAGCTGGTCCGTCGCGCGGGCGGCGTTCCACGAGGACGGGCGCGAGATCGGCCGCATCGACAGCAAGTGA
- a CDS encoding threonine/serine ThrE exporter family protein produces the protein MPSPRPFQQRLLRQLVGTLSGQRPAAPVSRRSQRAVLAEQTVRGVLELAVRLGETLLSLGSAAAEVTETIERVCRAYGIEVQVDLTFTSILVVHDGSEDSPSVSVLRVVASRSADYERLARVTTLVTAITDGSPEVRVADTVDSSTARDEARQQFEDAHERLDAILVQPHRYRRSVVTLTLAVMAAGVAILLGGGPLIVLLAALTTAAIDGVNQLLGRWGLPAFFQQIAGAALATGVAVLLLAVVPQLPVEFAVLPPALVVASGVVVLLAGLSFVGAADDAINGFPITAGGRLLEVGLLTLGIVVGIAAVLDGARTLGVELVLVDSYARPWPASVQVLGAGIAAGAWALSSHTPPRPALVAALTGAGAWVASDALSGLGAAPLLASAVPAIVIGLLGETLAERWRVPAVVTTACGIVPLLPGLTLYRGVLDLTSGRGPEGGIELLLQAGMIAIGLAGGVTLGRIAYRRLRTPVVRAVAPVRARRSPHPEPAPTAEEPLARTGTMPIISTIGVTEPTEDDLAGGAAAAKD, from the coding sequence GCGCGCGGTCCTCGCCGAGCAGACCGTGCGCGGCGTGCTCGAGCTGGCGGTGCGGCTCGGCGAGACCCTGCTGTCGCTGGGGTCCGCGGCGGCCGAGGTCACCGAGACCATCGAGCGGGTCTGCCGCGCCTACGGCATCGAGGTGCAGGTCGACCTCACCTTCACCTCGATCCTGGTCGTGCACGACGGCAGCGAGGACTCGCCCAGCGTGAGCGTGCTGCGCGTCGTCGCCTCCCGCAGCGCCGACTACGAGCGGCTCGCCCGCGTGACGACGCTGGTCACCGCGATCACGGACGGCTCCCCCGAGGTCCGGGTCGCCGACACCGTCGACTCGTCGACCGCGCGGGACGAGGCCCGGCAGCAGTTCGAGGACGCGCACGAGCGGCTCGACGCGATCCTCGTCCAGCCGCACCGCTACCGGCGGAGCGTCGTGACGCTCACCCTCGCGGTGATGGCCGCGGGCGTCGCGATCCTGCTCGGCGGCGGGCCGCTCATCGTCCTCCTCGCCGCGCTCACGACCGCCGCGATCGACGGCGTCAACCAGCTGCTCGGCCGCTGGGGGCTGCCCGCCTTCTTCCAGCAGATCGCCGGAGCCGCGCTCGCGACCGGGGTCGCGGTGCTGCTGCTCGCGGTCGTGCCGCAGCTGCCGGTCGAGTTCGCCGTGCTGCCGCCGGCGCTGGTGGTCGCCTCCGGAGTCGTCGTGCTGCTCGCCGGGCTCTCCTTCGTGGGAGCGGCGGACGACGCCATCAACGGCTTCCCGATCACGGCCGGCGGCCGGCTGCTCGAGGTCGGGCTGCTGACGCTCGGCATCGTCGTCGGCATCGCCGCCGTGCTCGACGGCGCGCGCACCCTCGGCGTGGAGCTGGTGCTGGTCGACTCCTACGCCCGCCCCTGGCCGGCGAGCGTGCAGGTGCTCGGCGCCGGCATCGCCGCGGGAGCCTGGGCGCTCTCCTCGCACACGCCCCCGCGGCCGGCGCTCGTCGCCGCGCTCACCGGCGCGGGAGCGTGGGTCGCCTCCGACGCGCTGAGCGGGCTGGGCGCCGCGCCGCTGCTCGCCAGCGCCGTGCCCGCGATCGTGATCGGCCTGCTCGGCGAGACCCTGGCCGAGCGCTGGCGCGTGCCCGCCGTGGTGACCACCGCCTGCGGCATCGTGCCGCTGCTCCCCGGCCTCACCCTCTACCGCGGCGTGCTCGACCTCACCTCCGGCCGCGGCCCCGAGGGCGGCATCGAGCTGCTGCTCCAGGCGGGCATGATCGCGATCGGGCTCGCGGGCGGCGTCACCCTCGGCCGCATCGCCTACCGGCGGCTGCGCACTCCGGTCGTCCGCGCGGTGGCGCCGGTGCGGGCGCGTCGCTCCCCGCATCCGGAGCCGGCGCCGACCGCCGAGGAGCCGCTCGCGCGGACGGGCACGATGCCGATCATCAGCACGATCGGGGTGACCGAGCCGACGGAGGACGACCTCGCCGGAGGGGCCGCGGCGGCCAAGGACTGA